The Deinococcus detaillensis genomic interval CAGCGGGCCACGCTTGGGCGCGAAAATCAGCACTTCGGCGCGGGTTTCGGCCTCTGAGGGTACGTCGAACAAACAGATGGCCGCCGAACGCGGGCGGTGGGCACGCAGTCTTAAGCTGCTGCGAATCTGCTTGGACGGATTTTGCACCCGCACAGCAAAAACCGCGTCTTGTCCAGCCCAAGCGCTCCCGGGCGGCGCGGCACTGAGGGTCAGCCCGCTGAGGCTGCGCGAGGCCGACACCGCGCCCACCACCCACAGGCCCAGCATCAAAAAAGTCACCAGATAGCCGAGGCTCAGTTGGTAATTGACGCAGCCGATCAGCGTTAGCAGCGCCGTGAGGAGAAACGCCGCGCCGAAGCGGGTCGGGTAGACACGCGGTCCTTTGGAAAAGTGGGTGGCGGGCGCAATAGTGACGCCCTGCCCGGTATCGGCGTTGCCATCATCGCTGGCCCACTCGCTCACGCGCTCGCGCAAGCTGCTGGAGAGGGGCCGAGGGGGAGTGGTGCTGGCAGGGCGCTGGGTCATGGAGTTCCTTAGAGAAGAGGGTGGGAGATCAGGTCTGCTGGGTTGTTGGCGCTTGAGTCAGCAGCGCTTCAAGCTGAGCGGCCGCTTCGTGTGCGCCCATCAGTTTGGCCGCGTCCACCACCGAGAGGCCGCCCACGTCTCGGGTCTTTAGGTCGGCTCCGCTGGACAGCAGCAACTCCAGCATCTCCAAGCGGTTAAACATGGCGGCCATCATCAGCGCGGTTTTTCCGGCGGGCCCGGACGTTTCGGTGTCGGCTCCGTGCGTAAGAAGGAGCTTGGCCATCGCCAAGTCGCCTTTGTAGGCCGCGCCGACCAGCGGGGTTTGCCCTTGGTCGTTGGCCAGTTCGGGGTCAGCGCCTGCCAACAGCAGGTGCCGGGCCGCTTCCAGGTGGCCGTGATAGCTGGCCAGCATCAGTAAGCTGTCACCCTTCTGGTTCCTGATATTGGCCGGGA includes:
- a CDS encoding ankyrin repeat domain-containing protein, whose product is MTPNPDLSAPKSATPQSPAPNPETLAFFQAVFELVRAGDAEQLAPLLKKGLPANIRNQKGDSLLMLASYHGHLEAARHLLLAGADPELANDQGQTPLVGAAYKGDLAMAKLLLTHGADTETSGPAGKTALMMAAMFNRLEMLELLLSSGADLKTRDVGGLSVVDAAKLMGAHEAAAQLEALLTQAPTTQQT